A single region of the Candidatus Binataceae bacterium genome encodes:
- a CDS encoding LLM class flavin-dependent oxidoreductase, with amino-acid sequence MYFTERPYREVPEDEVIKNRSFFGVPNRFFDREVGARLYNEYLDEAVYAEEMGFDGIMLNEHHGTPFCMGAVMNVEAAILARITKKVRIVLLGNPLPTLKNPLRMAEELAEIDLISSGRLVPGWVRGAGSEQIFNNANPAYNRELFNEAHDVVIAAWTRPGPFRWEGKHFTYRFVNPWALPYQKPHPPIWIPGVISPETVIWCAQHRYPYIGLGTALQSTVELWNLYGDTAMREGYTAGSENFGYLQQIFVAETEEKAQELGRAALFGGGAANFSRPEWTLPPGYNSKEATRRLARQASDYGFLGLTSEKLQESRDDHHGGDHHGKDTRGRLRRGEVGLEEAKRKIYGTYQKAQDGLQIIIGTPKSVLPKLRLIMEVLHPGIFGLFQAQGPLTLEQRMTSTRLLGQEVLPAMREIAKELGIVDPFERQPGSRPHITGTQRDSLVDLDALKRAPKRDESIRV; translated from the coding sequence ATGTATTTCACCGAACGTCCTTACCGCGAAGTTCCCGAGGACGAAGTAATAAAGAACCGCAGCTTCTTCGGAGTTCCCAACCGCTTTTTCGATCGCGAGGTCGGCGCGCGGCTGTATAACGAATATCTGGATGAAGCCGTGTATGCCGAAGAAATGGGTTTCGACGGCATCATGCTGAACGAGCATCACGGCACTCCGTTCTGCATGGGCGCGGTGATGAACGTCGAGGCCGCGATCCTCGCACGAATCACCAAAAAAGTACGTATCGTGCTACTGGGTAATCCGCTGCCGACGCTGAAAAATCCGCTGCGGATGGCGGAAGAGCTGGCTGAAATCGATTTGATTTCTAGCGGACGCCTGGTACCCGGATGGGTTCGCGGCGCCGGTAGCGAGCAGATCTTCAACAATGCCAACCCGGCGTACAATCGCGAGCTTTTCAACGAGGCGCACGACGTCGTGATCGCGGCCTGGACGCGTCCCGGTCCGTTTCGATGGGAGGGCAAGCATTTCACGTACCGCTTCGTCAATCCATGGGCGCTGCCGTATCAAAAGCCGCATCCGCCGATATGGATTCCCGGCGTGATCAGCCCGGAGACTGTCATCTGGTGCGCGCAGCATCGCTATCCATACATCGGACTGGGTACCGCTCTGCAGTCCACTGTCGAATTGTGGAATCTCTATGGCGACACCGCGATGCGGGAAGGCTATACCGCTGGAAGTGAGAATTTCGGCTATCTGCAGCAGATCTTCGTGGCCGAGACCGAGGAGAAAGCGCAGGAACTGGGGCGCGCCGCGCTGTTCGGCGGCGGCGCCGCGAACTTCTCGCGGCCCGAGTGGACTTTGCCACCTGGCTACAACTCGAAGGAAGCCACCCGCCGCCTCGCGCGCCAGGCGAGTGATTACGGCTTTCTCGGCCTCACCAGCGAGAAGCTCCAGGAAAGCCGCGACGATCATCATGGCGGCGATCACCATGGCAAGGATACCCGCGGCAGACTGCGCCGCGGTGAGGTCGGTCTTGAAGAGGCGAAGCGCAAAATCTACGGCACGTACCAGAAAGCGCAGGACGGCCTGCAGATCATCATTGGCACTCCGAAGTCCGTGTTGCCCAAGCTGCGGCTGATCATGGAAGTCCTGCATCCGGGCATCTTCGGGCTGTTTCAGGCACAGGGGCCGCTCACGCTCGAACAGCGGATGACCAGCACGCGGCTATTGGGACAGGAGGTGCTCCCCGCGATGCGCGAGATCGCAAAGGAACTGGGTATCGTGGATCCATTCGAGCGCCAGCCCGGGTCGCGTCCACATATCACAGGCACCCAACGGGATTCGCTGGTCGATCTTGACGCGCTCAAGCGGGCGCCCAAACGGGACGAGTCGATACGCGTATAG